From one Shewanella sp. GD04112 genomic stretch:
- the recC gene encoding exodeoxyribonuclease V subunit gamma yields MLKLIQSNQMEVLCAHLAAYLRQPLPGAALLQSEHILVQSPGMSTWLRLEIAKQNGIAAALEFPLPSSFIWQLCHDLLPNVPKENAFTKAAMTWKLMQLLPRLLDEPSFGPLRHYLGHTLENLESSTADTHSNHQHGAVSADDIKLYQLCGRIADIFDQYLVYRPDWIAAWEANEPLESLKLNEEQSWQPILWRALIAYNRDELRQSHYHRANLHQDLIAALGDSANSLAKLPQRLFVFGISSMAPQTIDVLHQLASRIDVIILSLSPCQHYWGDIIDPRHRARMALQYAGKRQLAEQWEDKLEVGNPLLANNGKMGRELLDMLLELPPEHCDFGDDVYCEPCGDPNDPHARASMLAGVQYDILEMQTLDRVLGPDAELYQEVANRRVLTADDDSIQIKSCHSPLREVETLHDHLLDLLDNDNQLTPKDIVVMMPDVAAYAPYIDAVFAAKQGLEYIPYAIADRGAAQESPLINSFLNLLNINQSRFGLTDILSILEVPAILRRFQLEEDELPLIRRWLDEAGVRWGRDEQSRLKQGVPAFEQNSWAFGIKRLILGYALRDDAPLYQSSPQGMHYLTVAGVEGQSAQALGKLLNFIEVLDETTQVLAKAQAPSLRLLELTELLNAFYAPDEDEREQLQEIRDAIAALEQELLAASPADMGAHANDLDLSIEVLALWFNQRLTESRVGQRYLAGSVNFCTLMPMRSIPFKVVCLLGMNDGVYPRVQHPVGFDLMAHFGARKGDRSRRLDDRYLFLEALLSAREQLYISYIGRSERDNSERIPSMLVSELIEYCQLCYLPESLAAEAANVSNEDAQQALLEAIVSHQPLQPFDPKLYQAALAQTPASNGIKQSYSQQWCPPDSHSQLQHGRFIELDTQIVLEDEAIGDSVQDIEALGEAEHVDISAFIRFFRNPAQYFFNRTLKVDLNLNIQADDNDEPFSLNALERYLLQAQLLGDALEQGQNEPSTELLQRLKASGNLPMQPFDDLLLRQYSHDIAPLIGRTLFMRGDVAPRHADIRLSFELPHTQSVGTQLKAKRVILEGRIDDISPKGLVTCRPGSAHGRDILALYLRHLCLMAAGVAQPSYLQPSYLLDMGHFHALAPITPALAHAQLANLLKYFYQGQIHPLCFMPRTSLAYASAEAHEAQDSHTSTDPHKARLEAAQSEWLDEQGELGEGTDPHYQRLFHFPDDFTEAHFGKLADDIYRPMLSLYHKDTLAQLEEFALNEAQTATTEGAH; encoded by the coding sequence ATGCTGAAGTTAATCCAATCCAATCAAATGGAAGTGCTCTGTGCCCATCTTGCCGCGTATTTGCGCCAGCCGCTACCCGGCGCCGCGTTATTGCAAAGTGAGCATATTTTGGTACAAAGCCCCGGGATGTCGACTTGGTTACGCCTTGAAATTGCAAAACAAAATGGTATTGCCGCCGCGCTGGAGTTCCCATTACCTTCCAGCTTTATTTGGCAACTGTGCCACGATTTACTCCCCAATGTCCCCAAGGAAAACGCCTTCACTAAGGCGGCAATGACCTGGAAGCTGATGCAACTACTGCCACGGCTACTGGATGAACCTTCTTTTGGGCCACTGCGCCATTATTTGGGCCATACCTTAGAGAATCTCGAATCGAGCACGGCTGACACCCATAGCAACCATCAACATGGTGCCGTAAGCGCCGATGATATTAAGCTTTACCAACTTTGCGGCCGCATCGCCGATATCTTCGACCAATATTTGGTTTACCGCCCCGACTGGATTGCCGCGTGGGAAGCCAATGAACCGCTCGAATCGCTCAAATTGAATGAGGAGCAAAGCTGGCAACCCATCCTCTGGCGCGCACTGATTGCCTACAACCGCGATGAGCTGCGTCAAAGCCACTACCACAGGGCCAATCTGCATCAGGATTTAATTGCCGCATTGGGCGATAGCGCCAATTCACTCGCAAAATTGCCGCAGCGTTTATTTGTGTTTGGGATCTCCTCCATGGCGCCCCAAACTATCGATGTGCTCCACCAGCTCGCGAGCCGCATCGACGTGATTATCTTAAGCCTTAGCCCCTGTCAGCATTATTGGGGCGACATTATCGACCCACGCCATCGGGCGCGTATGGCACTGCAATATGCCGGAAAACGCCAATTAGCCGAGCAATGGGAAGATAAACTCGAAGTCGGCAATCCCCTACTCGCTAACAATGGCAAGATGGGCCGCGAATTACTCGATATGCTGCTCGAACTGCCCCCAGAACACTGTGACTTTGGCGACGATGTGTACTGCGAGCCCTGCGGCGATCCTAACGATCCCCACGCTCGCGCCAGTATGTTGGCCGGGGTGCAATACGATATCTTAGAAATGCAGACACTCGATCGCGTACTCGGGCCAGATGCTGAGCTATATCAAGAGGTCGCGAATCGCCGGGTATTAACAGCCGACGATGATTCGATTCAAATCAAGAGTTGCCACAGCCCGCTTAGGGAAGTCGAAACCCTGCACGATCATTTACTCGACCTACTGGATAACGACAACCAACTCACGCCCAAAGACATAGTGGTGATGATGCCGGATGTCGCCGCCTACGCGCCCTATATCGATGCGGTGTTTGCGGCCAAACAGGGGCTGGAATATATCCCCTACGCCATTGCCGACCGAGGCGCGGCGCAGGAATCGCCACTCATTAATAGCTTTTTGAATTTACTTAATATTAATCAAAGCCGCTTCGGACTGACCGATATTTTAAGCATTCTCGAAGTGCCGGCCATTTTGCGACGTTTTCAGCTCGAAGAAGACGAGCTGCCACTCATTCGCCGTTGGTTAGATGAAGCCGGTGTGCGTTGGGGCCGCGATGAACAGAGCCGCCTTAAACAGGGCGTGCCCGCCTTCGAGCAAAACTCCTGGGCCTTTGGCATAAAACGCTTAATCTTAGGCTATGCCTTACGGGACGATGCGCCGCTTTATCAATCATCCCCGCAGGGAATGCACTATTTAACCGTGGCTGGGGTAGAGGGCCAATCGGCACAGGCCCTTGGCAAGCTGTTGAACTTTATTGAAGTCCTCGATGAAACCACCCAAGTATTAGCCAAGGCGCAAGCGCCCTCATTGCGATTACTCGAACTCACCGAACTGTTAAATGCCTTTTACGCCCCCGATGAGGATGAGCGTGAGCAGTTGCAGGAAATTCGCGATGCGATTGCCGCCTTAGAGCAAGAGCTGCTTGCCGCCAGCCCTGCCGATATGGGGGCACATGCCAACGACTTAGATTTAAGCATCGAAGTGCTGGCGCTCTGGTTTAATCAACGCTTAACCGAGTCACGTGTCGGCCAGCGATACCTCGCTGGCAGCGTGAATTTTTGTACCTTAATGCCGATGCGCTCAATTCCCTTCAAGGTCGTGTGTCTGTTGGGTATGAATGATGGTGTCTATCCTAGGGTGCAACATCCTGTGGGCTTTGATCTGATGGCCCATTTTGGTGCGCGCAAAGGCGATCGTTCCCGCAGATTAGATGATAGATACCTGTTTTTAGAAGCGTTACTCTCGGCTCGGGAGCAGCTGTATATCAGTTATATTGGTCGTAGCGAACGGGATAACTCAGAGCGTATTCCATCTATGCTGGTCTCCGAACTAATAGAATATTGTCAGTTGTGTTATCTGCCTGAATCCCTTGCGGCAGAAGCAGCTAATGTTAGTAACGAAGATGCTCAGCAAGCACTACTTGAGGCTATTGTGAGCCATCAGCCGCTGCAACCTTTTGATCCTAAACTGTATCAAGCAGCACTGGCGCAAACGCCCGCCTCTAACGGGATAAAACAGAGTTATAGTCAGCAGTGGTGTCCGCCCGATAGCCACAGCCAGTTGCAGCATGGCCGATTTATTGAGCTAGATACTCAGATAGTGCTCGAAGATGAGGCAATAGGTGACAGTGTTCAGGATATTGAGGCCCTTGGCGAAGCAGAGCATGTCGATATCTCGGCCTTTATTCGCTTCTTTCGCAATCCCGCGCAGTATTTCTTTAATCGAACCCTGAAAGTCGATTTAAACCTGAATATTCAAGCGGATGATAACGATGAGCCCTTTAGTCTTAATGCGTTAGAGCGTTATTTATTACAGGCCCAGCTCCTTGGCGATGCGCTCGAACAGGGGCAAAACGAGCCCAGCACTGAACTGTTACAACGCCTTAAGGCCAGTGGTAATTTGCCGATGCAGCCCTTTGATGATCTGTTACTGCGCCAATACAGCCATGATATCGCGCCGCTGATTGGCAGAACCCTGTTTATGCGCGGCGATGTTGCTCCCCGCCATGCCGATATTCGGCTCAGCTTTGAGTTGCCCCACACTCAGAGCGTAGGGACTCAGTTAAAGGCCAAGCGGGTGATCCTCGAAGGCCGTATCGATGATATCAGCCCTAAGGGATTGGTCACTTGCCGCCCCGGCAGTGCCCATGGGCGGGACATTTTAGCCCTGTATTTGCGTCATTTATGTTTGATGGCCGCGGGAGTGGCTCAACCTAGCTACCTGCAACCTAGCTATCTGCTGGATATGGGGCATTTTCATGCCCTCGCGCCCATTACGCCAGCGCTTGCCCATGCGCAGCTTGCCAACTTATTAAAGTATTTTTATCAGGGCCAAATTCATCCCCTGTGCTTTATGCCAAGAACCTCCCTCGCCTATGCCAGCGCTGAGGCGCATGAAGCGCAAGACTCGCACACAAGCACAGACCCGCACAAAGCACGGCTCGAAGCGGCGCAGAGCGAATGGCTGGACGAGCAAGGTGAACTTGGCGAAGGCACAGATCCCCATTATCAGCGGCTGTTTCATTTTCCCGACGACTTTACCGAGGCACATTTTGGCAAGCTCGCCGATGACATCTATCGGCCAATGCTTAGCCTGTATCACAAGGATACCCTCGCCCAACTCGAGGAATTTGCCCTGAATGAAGCCCAAACCGCCACGACAGAGGGAGCGCACTGA
- the recB gene encoding exodeoxyribonuclease V subunit beta → MTKVSPALPLDSLTLPFGGSRLIEASAGTGKTYTISGLYLRLLLGDGLSEPLNCEQILVVTFTNAATEELRDRIRRRIQVAFKCFLGLEINDPFVQALYDKTPEAERAIALRRFDLALKSLDEAAIFTIHGFCQRILADLAFESSLLFESDFTLDDSEFLHHAVRDFWREACYPLPEYLAQIIASEFGDPDGLVKQLRALLGASEAKPLKPVQPFARLAESLSQSVQRFKLAWPRGRDALLELLHSLPLNGQRFGKASDNYPKLAEMFDQLDNFLAFGHGLPPLKVLEALSLSELKLNKGGVLPSASEAPLLDHMEQLAALINAIKPAFLYSAKQGISERFAKQKQQKNVLTPDDLLTTLAAAMQANPDTLPKAVASRFPVALIDEFQDTDPLQFAIFSGIYQTRLGLDTQNSAAEPKPRTDSKLSLLMIGDPKQAIYAFRGADIYTYIEARRQTQTHYFLDTNYRSSRNLVAGVNHLFAQHSDPFISQSIPFDPVKTPASAAAKQLVEQAPNSAALRLKLLSEGETGLNKASARQTLAEDTAAEITRLLTQAANGQCRTPKGPLIAKDIAILVRDRNEAAVMKTALSKRQIGAVFLSRDSVFETVEAREMALILRALASPKDERALRSALATALLGYRAEQIHAFNQDEEQRQRLLEQFFELHQIWQKRGIMPALLSLANATQMVARLLHSPAATSTDQAEQDAAAQLEASNGERRLTDFRHLAELLQQKATEIDGISALLNWYEQQLIDNTGTDEQQLRLESEQNLVQIVTIHKSKGLEYPVCFVPFVSLARDNRRRPTPMLYHRTNADGAQELVWDLEGTDEGWEQAKQETLAEDLRLLYVALTRPVYLCYLYIANHSRMLKTGLKSQLHETAIGYLLGITDTDCDFSRLQNAAKALVAGLESSQPAISIEVVADDIEANKLQTGGANTHTLSARKVSRQYRTPWRVGSYSGLVKNAPHAKATPGADDEVNAVLGTDTTNSAIDPIWPDHWWQEAADLQAQPLLNRFSFERGANAGSFMHLVLELIDFTQAQIDLPRELPKAMLQYGIAPEWQPVLEDWYLEVLQAPLALMAQDNQLINPELCLAALAPQHTLVEMEFYLPLNRLKDTELNQLLGQYGYDTELQFDELQGMLKGFIDLTFEYQGKFYIADYKSNHLGDNIQAYHHSALKQAIGDHRYDLQYILYSLALHRYLAMRLPNYDYDTHIGGCYYLFLRGMSVQYPGFGIYYDKPPKALILALDALFQRSLETSTVNQQDTGAMA, encoded by the coding sequence ATGACTAAGGTATCACCCGCTTTGCCGTTAGATTCGCTCACCCTGCCATTTGGTGGCAGTCGCTTAATCGAGGCCAGTGCGGGCACGGGGAAAACCTACACCATTTCAGGTCTGTATCTCAGATTACTGCTTGGGGATGGCTTAAGCGAACCGCTCAATTGTGAACAAATTCTGGTCGTGACCTTTACCAATGCCGCCACTGAGGAACTGAGGGACAGGATTCGCCGCCGCATTCAGGTTGCCTTTAAGTGTTTCTTAGGATTAGAGATTAACGATCCTTTTGTGCAGGCGCTGTACGATAAGACCCCTGAAGCCGAGCGCGCTATCGCCCTGAGACGCTTCGATTTGGCGCTCAAATCCCTCGACGAAGCGGCAATTTTTACGATTCATGGATTTTGTCAACGAATTTTGGCCGATCTCGCCTTCGAATCATCATTGTTGTTCGAGTCGGATTTCACCTTAGACGACAGCGAGTTTTTACACCATGCGGTGCGGGACTTTTGGCGCGAGGCCTGCTATCCGCTACCTGAGTATTTAGCCCAAATCATTGCCAGCGAATTTGGCGATCCCGACGGATTAGTCAAGCAGTTGAGAGCCTTGCTCGGTGCCAGTGAGGCCAAACCGCTTAAACCTGTGCAGCCCTTTGCTCGTTTGGCAGAGTCCTTAAGCCAGAGTGTGCAGCGCTTTAAACTCGCCTGGCCGCGTGGCCGCGACGCGCTGTTAGAGTTACTGCATAGCCTGCCGCTTAACGGTCAACGTTTTGGTAAGGCGAGCGACAATTACCCTAAACTGGCGGAAATGTTCGACCAGCTGGATAACTTTTTAGCCTTTGGTCATGGCTTACCGCCGCTTAAAGTGCTCGAAGCGCTGTCGTTATCCGAGCTTAAGCTGAATAAGGGCGGCGTGCTCCCAAGTGCGAGCGAGGCGCCACTGCTTGACCATATGGAGCAGTTAGCCGCATTGATTAACGCGATTAAACCCGCATTTCTTTATAGCGCCAAACAAGGGATCAGCGAGCGTTTTGCCAAGCAAAAACAGCAAAAAAATGTGCTGACACCAGATGATCTGCTCACCACCTTGGCAGCGGCGATGCAGGCCAATCCCGACACTTTGCCAAAGGCGGTGGCGAGTCGCTTCCCCGTGGCCTTAATCGATGAGTTCCAAGATACGGATCCTCTGCAATTTGCTATTTTCTCAGGGATTTATCAAACCCGTTTGGGGCTTGATACTCAAAATTCGGCGGCTGAACCTAAGCCTCGCACGGATAGCAAATTAAGCCTGCTGATGATTGGTGACCCAAAACAGGCGATTTATGCTTTCCGCGGCGCCGATATTTACACTTATATCGAGGCGCGCAGACAAACCCAGACGCACTATTTTCTCGATACTAACTATCGCTCGAGCCGCAATCTGGTGGCCGGAGTAAATCATTTATTTGCCCAGCATTCAGATCCTTTTATTAGCCAATCGATTCCCTTCGATCCAGTCAAAACGCCTGCCAGTGCGGCGGCCAAACAACTCGTCGAGCAAGCGCCCAATAGTGCCGCGCTGCGGTTAAAACTCTTGAGTGAAGGCGAAACGGGGCTTAATAAAGCCAGTGCTAGACAAACCTTGGCTGAAGACACCGCCGCCGAAATCACCCGTTTACTGACGCAGGCCGCCAATGGTCAATGCCGCACGCCCAAAGGGCCATTAATTGCTAAAGATATCGCCATCTTAGTGCGCGATAGAAACGAAGCGGCCGTGATGAAAACCGCGCTGAGCAAGCGCCAGATTGGCGCCGTCTTTTTAAGTCGCGACAGCGTATTTGAAACAGTCGAAGCGCGGGAAATGGCGCTCATTCTGCGCGCCTTGGCCAGTCCCAAGGACGAGCGCGCCCTGCGTAGCGCCCTTGCAACCGCCCTGCTTGGTTATCGCGCCGAGCAAATCCATGCCTTTAACCAAGATGAAGAGCAGCGCCAAAGACTGCTGGAGCAGTTTTTTGAGCTGCACCAGATCTGGCAAAAACGCGGCATTATGCCGGCGCTGCTCAGCCTAGCCAATGCGACCCAGATGGTTGCGCGTCTGCTGCATTCCCCCGCTGCGACAAGCACTGACCAAGCGGAGCAAGATGCAGCCGCTCAGCTTGAGGCGAGCAATGGTGAACGTCGACTCACGGATTTTCGCCACTTAGCCGAGCTGTTGCAGCAAAAGGCGACCGAAATTGATGGGATCAGTGCCCTGCTCAACTGGTATGAGCAACAACTGATTGATAACACAGGAACTGATGAACAGCAGCTGCGCCTTGAAAGCGAGCAAAACTTAGTGCAAATCGTCACCATCCATAAGAGTAAGGGGCTGGAATACCCAGTATGCTTTGTGCCCTTTGTCAGCCTTGCGCGGGACAATCGCCGCCGCCCGACGCCCATGCTCTACCACAGAACCAATGCCGATGGCGCGCAGGAGCTGGTGTGGGATTTAGAAGGCACGGACGAAGGTTGGGAACAGGCAAAGCAGGAAACCTTAGCCGAAGATCTGCGTCTGCTCTATGTGGCGCTCACCCGCCCCGTGTACCTGTGTTATTTGTACATAGCCAACCATAGCCGCATGTTAAAGACGGGGCTTAAAAGCCAGCTGCATGAGACCGCCATCGGTTATCTACTTGGGATCACTGACACGGATTGTGATTTTTCGCGTCTGCAAAATGCCGCCAAGGCGCTGGTCGCGGGTCTCGAGTCGAGTCAACCTGCGATCAGCATTGAGGTGGTGGCCGACGACATTGAGGCTAATAAACTGCAAACAGGTGGAGCGAATACTCATACCTTGAGTGCCCGTAAGGTCAGCCGTCAGTATCGCACTCCATGGCGCGTCGGCAGTTATTCCGGTTTAGTTAAAAATGCACCACACGCTAAAGCCACTCCTGGCGCCGATGATGAGGTCAATGCCGTATTGGGCACTGATACCACAAATAGCGCAATTGATCCCATATGGCCAGACCACTGGTGGCAAGAAGCTGCCGATCTGCAAGCACAACCTCTGCTCAATCGCTTTAGTTTTGAGCGCGGCGCCAACGCGGGTAGCTTTATGCACTTAGTGCTTGAGTTAATTGATTTTACCCAAGCTCAAATCGACTTACCCCGAGAGCTACCTAAGGCCATGTTGCAATACGGCATTGCCCCCGAATGGCAGCCCGTATTAGAGGATTGGTATCTTGAGGTATTGCAAGCACCACTGGCATTAATGGCGCAGGATAATCAGCTTATCAATCCCGAGCTGTGTTTAGCCGCACTCGCGCCGCAGCACACCTTAGTTGAGATGGAGTTTTACCTACCTCTGAATCGCTTAAAGGATACGGAGCTTAATCAACTCCTTGGGCAATATGGCTACGATACCGAGCTGCAGTTTGACGAATTACAGGGTATGCTTAAGGGCTTTATCGACTTAACCTTTGAATATCAAGGCAAGTTTTATATTGCCGACTATAAGTCGAACCATCTGGGGGATAATATTCAAGCCTATCATCATAGCGCCCTGAAACAGGCGATTGGCGATCATAGGTATGATTTGCAATATATTCTCTACTCCCTTGCGCTGCACCGCTATTTAGCGATGCGCTTGCCCAATTATGATTACGATACCCATATCGGCGGCTGTTATTATTTGTTTTTACGGGGAA
- a CDS encoding DUF3488 and transglutaminase-like domain-containing protein, with product MTMQTSTPQKVNSPKLKTYHANGPQTGDNISRQTLFWLLLTNIAVLSPLFDKTTPWTLGICAICLLWRIGIYVGKVAKPPRYLVTSLAVGAAITLALVSGEIGLLNALVNLLILGYALKYIEMRSVRDVRAVVIVGYFLIALTFIDHQSMLNTAHLMGVTIINTCVLVTLYQSKHNWQHTAWISAKLLLQSLPLALLLFLVLPRFAPLWLVPNMKEAQTGLSETLAVGDISKLTRSSALAFRVSFTDASPIQAELYWRALVLEDYDGQTWRQDTGIKQIQKDAFFFPPSRPTPARQFTPLTQQETNNPQPVYHYQVIAEPSHQSWLYGLDVAYSQDDKVVNLPDYRLYALRNVDQRMGYNASSWPKAKMDLTLSAKQRQINLKLPADSNPRTLKLATKFKAKYPEPKQRLWAMMGYFNHEPFFYTLTPPPIGRQQIDDFLFENKAGFCAHYASAFIFLARATGLPARMVTGYQGGEYNPQADYLSVYQYMAHAWAEVWLENEGWVRFDPTAMVAPNRIEQGFDAEFSPEQSYLQESPFSSLRFKSMPWLNELRQRFASLDYYWSLWVLGFNQERQNKVLSGILGDVTKTKVTVFMSVCISLIGLYIAYSVGLFRFKREQDPISAKYQRICQRLSKFGINRPAHLGPNAFAEQLIDTHQQQSPEFCREFDTLTQSYVALKYQQLADGDYQAALKRFNAAAKALNWRLFGPSKQLK from the coding sequence ATGACAATGCAAACTTCAACACCGCAAAAGGTGAATAGCCCCAAACTTAAGACCTACCATGCCAATGGGCCGCAGACGGGGGACAATATCAGTCGCCAAACACTGTTTTGGCTGCTGCTCACCAATATTGCAGTACTCAGCCCATTATTTGATAAAACGACACCCTGGACCCTTGGGATTTGTGCGATTTGCCTTCTATGGCGGATTGGTATTTATGTCGGCAAAGTGGCAAAACCACCGCGCTATTTAGTCACCAGCCTTGCCGTTGGCGCGGCAATTACGCTCGCATTAGTATCGGGTGAGATTGGGCTGTTAAATGCTTTAGTCAACCTACTGATTTTAGGTTATGCCTTAAAATACATTGAGATGCGAAGTGTCCGAGATGTGCGCGCCGTGGTAATTGTGGGCTACTTTTTAATTGCGCTAACCTTTATCGACCACCAATCCATGCTCAATACCGCGCATTTAATGGGTGTGACCATTATCAATACCTGCGTGCTGGTGACCCTGTATCAAAGCAAACACAACTGGCAGCATACCGCATGGATTAGTGCCAAACTGCTACTGCAAAGCCTCCCTTTAGCGTTATTACTATTTTTGGTTTTACCCCGCTTTGCCCCGCTCTGGCTGGTCCCAAATATGAAGGAGGCCCAAACCGGGCTCTCAGAAACCCTTGCCGTTGGCGATATCAGCAAACTCACCCGCTCATCAGCACTGGCCTTTAGGGTAAGTTTTACCGATGCGAGTCCCATCCAAGCCGAACTCTATTGGCGCGCGCTGGTGCTCGAAGATTACGACGGTCAAACCTGGCGCCAAGACACTGGTATTAAACAAATCCAAAAAGATGCGTTTTTCTTTCCGCCTTCTAGGCCGACTCCCGCGCGGCAGTTCACCCCGTTAACACAACAGGAGACCAATAATCCTCAACCCGTTTATCACTATCAAGTGATTGCCGAACCTAGCCATCAATCTTGGTTATATGGCCTTGATGTGGCCTATAGTCAGGATGATAAAGTAGTTAATCTACCGGATTATAGACTCTATGCGCTGCGTAATGTCGACCAGCGAATGGGTTACAATGCCAGTTCTTGGCCTAAAGCAAAGATGGATCTCACCTTAAGCGCCAAACAACGGCAAATTAACTTAAAGCTACCAGCAGACAGCAATCCCCGCACACTGAAGCTCGCCACCAAGTTTAAGGCCAAATACCCAGAACCCAAGCAGCGTCTATGGGCCATGATGGGTTATTTTAATCATGAACCGTTTTTCTACACCCTTACCCCGCCGCCAATTGGCCGGCAACAAATAGATGATTTTCTGTTTGAAAATAAAGCCGGATTTTGCGCCCATTACGCCTCCGCCTTTATCTTTCTGGCGCGCGCGACGGGTTTACCCGCACGAATGGTCACGGGCTATCAAGGGGGCGAATACAACCCACAGGCCGATTACCTGAGTGTGTATCAATATATGGCCCACGCTTGGGCAGAAGTCTGGCTCGAGAATGAAGGTTGGGTACGGTTTGATCCAACAGCCATGGTCGCGCCCAATCGTATTGAGCAAGGCTTCGATGCCGAGTTTTCCCCCGAACAAAGCTACCTGCAAGAAAGCCCCTTTAGCAGCTTACGCTTTAAATCTATGCCTTGGCTCAACGAGTTAAGGCAGCGCTTTGCCAGCCTCGATTATTACTGGAGTCTCTGGGTGCTCGGTTTTAATCAGGAACGGCAAAACAAAGTGCTAAGTGGCATTTTAGGGGATGTCACAAAAACCAAGGTGACGGTGTTTATGAGTGTGTGTATTAGCCTTATCGGCCTCTATATCGCCTACAGTGTGGGGCTGTTTCGCTTTAAGCGGGAGCAGGATCCCATCAGCGCTAAGTACCAACGCATTTGTCAGCGCCTCAGTAAATTTGGCATCAATCGCCCCGCTCACTTAGGCCCGAATGCCTTTGCCGAGCAGCTTATTGACACGCACCAGCAGCAATCCCCAGAGTTTTGCCGTGAGTTTGATACTCTGACCCAAAGCTATGTCGCGCTGAAATACCAACAGCTTGCGGACGGAGACTATCAAGCGGCGCTCAAGCGCTTTAATGCTGCCGCTAAAGCCCTAAACTGGCGACTATTTGGCCCGAGTAAACAGTTAAAATAG
- a CDS encoding DUF58 domain-containing protein yields the protein MKRVLTAFWQRWLARRMPPSSEFVLSHRSIFILPSGFGLVWIGLVLLLYLFGTNYQNNLVIGLSILLLSLFNTCILYSYKNLAGLRLRALTAPEVYAGETITFPVLLTSSHSSHNISLNYPSNLAYLLKQVGADEVQALVSFAHDRRGLVSPGRLKIESFYPLGLCRAWSHIDLDNAHIVYAHPIESPLQLKAATESGEDERLERAGKYIAGIDEYKGLKPHVLGESLKQVAWKQWAQGRGMLTKEFEQPQGDPVWLTLVPDPTQLEQQLGQLSWQVNHLSQQEQYFGLWLQRVGAEDLILTPDTGNAHRIACQRALALYGQDLSTLNKTDKLTNNQGVSHKRPLPPHGQGVHAAKMEPRR from the coding sequence ATGAAACGAGTATTGACGGCTTTCTGGCAACGCTGGTTGGCAAGGCGCATGCCGCCCAGTTCCGAGTTTGTCCTCAGCCATCGCAGCATCTTTATTCTGCCCAGTGGTTTTGGTTTAGTCTGGATTGGACTGGTACTGCTGCTGTATCTGTTTGGCACTAACTATCAAAACAATCTAGTGATTGGCCTGAGTATTTTGTTACTCAGTCTATTTAATACCTGCATCCTCTACAGCTATAAAAATCTCGCGGGTTTGCGCCTTCGCGCGCTCACAGCACCTGAGGTGTATGCGGGTGAAACCATCACCTTTCCGGTTCTGCTCACCTCAAGTCACAGCAGCCACAATATCAGCTTAAATTACCCCAGTAATTTAGCTTACTTACTCAAACAGGTCGGCGCCGATGAGGTGCAAGCCTTGGTCTCGTTTGCCCATGATCGCCGCGGCCTAGTATCGCCAGGGCGACTTAAGATTGAATCCTTTTATCCCTTAGGGCTTTGCCGAGCTTGGTCACATATTGATCTCGATAATGCGCACATCGTCTACGCCCACCCGATTGAAAGCCCTTTGCAGCTAAAAGCAGCCACCGAATCCGGTGAAGACGAACGGTTAGAAAGAGCCGGAAAATACATTGCAGGCATCGATGAATACAAAGGGCTTAAGCCCCATGTGCTCGGTGAATCCCTTAAACAAGTGGCATGGAAACAATGGGCCCAAGGGCGCGGCATGCTAACCAAGGAGTTCGAACAGCCTCAGGGCGATCCAGTATGGTTAACCTTAGTCCCCGACCCGACGCAGCTTGAACAGCAATTAGGTCAGCTCAGTTGGCAAGTTAACCATTTGAGTCAGCAGGAGCAATATTTTGGTCTGTGGCTACAGCGTGTCGGTGCGGAAGATCTGATCCTCACACCCGATACGGGCAATGCCCATCGCATCGCCTGCCAAAGGGCACTGGCACTTTACGGGCAAGATTTAAGTACGCTGAATAAAACCGATAAATTGACAAATAACCAAGGCGTTAGCCATAAACGCCCGCTTCCTCCCCATGGGCAAGGCGTTCATGCGGCAAAAATGGAGCCGCGGCGATGA